A stretch of the Candidatus Binataceae bacterium genome encodes the following:
- a CDS encoding cyclase family protein has product MAKVDFAKLPRFSELPVKKGAPPDSNWGVFGDEDDLGCLNFLTSEGVIEAARMIKKGKIFRLDTRVNYANPPLFERKPAKHILSDFESYGLLGFDDMLDNYNTQEGAQWDGLGHVGNLKHQAFYNGKTGADVRAGRLSIHKWADKFVGKGHLIDLFKFRADAGRPVKPLEPERYSLQDLKDALKAQGGSLKPGSVLLLRTGWMQAYVKSTPAEKAAMAPMNKLKACGIEDTREMVAWMWDNRVAAIGTDCPAVEQWPWDFRNEGALHYRTLSLLGLPLGEQFVLDDLAADCHQDRQYEFMLVSCPLNVEGGIASPPNAVAIK; this is encoded by the coding sequence ATGGCCAAAGTCGATTTTGCGAAACTGCCCAGGTTCTCCGAACTGCCGGTCAAAAAAGGCGCGCCGCCTGATTCCAACTGGGGCGTGTTCGGCGATGAAGACGACCTCGGCTGCCTCAACTTCCTGACCTCCGAGGGCGTTATCGAAGCCGCCCGGATGATTAAGAAGGGCAAGATCTTCCGGCTCGACACGCGCGTCAACTATGCCAACCCGCCGCTCTTCGAGCGCAAGCCCGCCAAACACATCCTGTCCGACTTCGAGTCCTACGGCCTGCTCGGATTCGACGACATGCTCGACAACTACAACACCCAGGAGGGCGCGCAGTGGGACGGCCTCGGCCACGTCGGCAACCTGAAGCATCAGGCCTTCTACAACGGCAAGACCGGCGCCGACGTGAGGGCCGGCCGGCTCAGCATCCACAAGTGGGCCGACAAGTTCGTCGGCAAGGGCCATCTGATCGACCTGTTCAAGTTCCGCGCCGACGCGGGCCGGCCGGTGAAACCGCTCGAACCCGAGCGTTACTCGCTCCAGGATCTGAAGGACGCGCTCAAAGCGCAGGGCGGCTCGCTCAAGCCAGGTAGCGTGCTGCTGCTGCGCACCGGATGGATGCAGGCCTACGTCAAATCAACTCCCGCCGAAAAGGCCGCGATGGCCCCGATGAACAAGCTCAAGGCCTGCGGGATCGAGGACACGCGCGAGATGGTGGCGTGGATGTGGGACAACCGGGTCGCCGCGATCGGCACCGATTGCCCCGCGGTCGAGCAGTGGCCGTGGGATTTCCGCAACGAGGGCGCGCTTCACTATCGCACGCTGTCACTGCTCGGCCTGCCGCTGGGCGAGCAGTTCGTGCTTGACGATCTCGCCGCCGATTGCCATCAGGACCGCCAGTACGAGTTCATGCTGGTGTCGTGTCCGCTGAACGTCGAGGGCGGGATCGCGTCGCCGCCGAACGCGGTGGCGATAAAGTAG